From the Hylaeus volcanicus isolate JK05 chromosome 4, UHH_iyHylVolc1.0_haploid, whole genome shotgun sequence genome, one window contains:
- the LOC128875214 gene encoding MYCBP-associated protein-like, translating to MDYARKIGKPKGITKWEPPVQRLASVHDNLMFTRERFSEDARLVNWRKWLANRSKQYKHIESSTGRHQNDQLLNSCEKIRPLIETRNVMDYATVPAPVVPDKFRGGPEFWRTPEALPNRDPCLPDITITPTKKDLNLLPELTYVDLPELIEKEKNLVGLKSKEPLWERSEYLLKRKNELSKEIRLIVPKQPETRHLVIEGHGPRRKKKEPRVPPITISDTEEDNNCDQPVSRDQAVILRIQDRDITWHRSAFEDGPTDPITWNLSFASQVDRRQEKELTLENRGNRVIVYEWRDAAYRPDAIPLKRRISSFFFNKTKETIPPGQIVKLKVWYLPRAPGVSSELWRLKTDPELCPSPLIIRLSGCAETMDIQALENNPVMIVDGYLDQCVRDATIRETINEIIEDMRCVEHPGPSYGSLFLESEVFAIKNPVCYYHPSLVAEFHKIHQNATNQSEQRWNLCLEDLRETLLRIKEPERRHATLTRFSDIYKECLKPALLASVEYGKHETVHNLLCSFLNRFEVESEYAWRACFEKDVNETVVAVSETSMRAINGSQGFARNGNSRVNRERRSNSPTESVRIHDNIRNSGVVDDGPYGEIFFIRIHELLRVIVERVCAAIDSFNNLNERDK from the coding sequence ATGGATTACGCACGTAAAATTGGTAAGCCAAAAGGCATAACGAAATGGGAGCCACCGGTGCAAAGGCTAGCGTCCGTGCATGACAACCTCATGTTCACGAGAGAAAGATTCTCGGAAGACGCTCGTCTAGTCAACTGGAGAAAATGGTTAGCAAACCGAAGTAAACAATACAAACACATCGAGTCGTCCACCGGACGTCACCAGAATGATCAACTTCTGAATTCCTGCGAGAAAATTCGACCACTGATCGAAACCAGGAACGTGATGGATTATGCGACCGTACCTGCGCCAGTGGTTCCAGACAAGTTCAGAGGTGGGCCAGAATTCTGGAGAACTCCGGAAGCGCTACCAAATCGTGACCCCTGCTTGCCAGACATCACCATCACGCCAACCAAGAAGGACCTCAACCTGCTCCCGGAGCTAACCTACGTGGACTTGCCAGAGTTgatagaaaaagagaagaatcTCGTTGGTTTGAAGTCGAAGGAACCGTTATGGGAGCGTAGCGAGTACCTCCTGAAGAGAAAAAACGAATTATCCAAGGAAATTAGGTTGATAGTACCTAAACAACCAGAAACTAGACATCTGGTGATCGAAGGTCACGGTCCGAGacggaagaaaaaagaaccaaGAGTCCCACCTATAACAATTTCCGACACTGAAGAGGATAACAACTGCGATCAACCAGTAAGTCGAGATCAGGCAGTCATCCTGAGGATTCAAGACAGAGACATAACTTGGCATAGATCTGCCTTCGAAGATGGACCAACTGATCCCATCACGTGGAATTTGTCCTTCGCCTCGCAAGTAGACAGGAGACAAGAGAAGGAACTCACCCTCGAGAACAGAGGCAATCGTGTAATCGTTTACGAATGGAGAGACGCTGCCTATAGGCCTGACGCTATACCTCTGAAAAGACGAATAAGTTCATTCTTCTTCAACAAGACAAAAGAGACTATTCCTCCAGGTCAAATCGTGAAATTGAAAGTCTGGTACCTGCCACGCGCCCCAGGTGTCTCCAGCGAACTGTGGAGGCTGAAGACCGACCCTGAATTGTGTCCCTCGCCATTGATAATTCGACTAAGCGGCTGTGCCGAGACTATGGACATACAAGCTCTAGAAAACAATCCTGTAATGATAGTCGACGGGTATTTGGATCAGTGCGTTCGAGACGCGACGATACGAGAGACGATAAACGAGATTATAGAGGACATGCGCTGTGTGGAGCATCCAGGGCCTTCCTATGGAAGCCTGTTTCTGGAATCGGAGGTATTCGCGATCAAGAACCCCGTGTGCTACTATCACCCAAGTCTCGTGGCCGAGTTTCACAAGATTCACCAAAAcgcgaccaatcagagcgagCAGCGTTGGAACTTATGCTTGGAGGATCTTAGAGAGACGTTGTTGAGGATCAAGGAACCAGAACGCAGGCACGCCACGCTGACGCGATTCAGCGATATTTATAAAGAGTGCTTGAAGCCTGCTCTGCTCGCCTCTGTCGAATACGGCAAGCACGAAACTGTGCACAATTTGCTGTGTTCTTTTCTGAATCGTTTCGAAGTCGAGAGCGAGTACGCGTGGAGAGCCTGCTTCGAGAAGGATGTTAATGAAACTGTTGTCGCCGTGTCGGAAACGAGCATGAGGGCGATAAACGGGTCCCAAGGGTTCGCGAGGAACGGCAATTCGCGTGTCAATCGTGAGAGAAGATCAAACTCTCCCACGGAGAGCGTTCGAATTCATGATAATATTCGGAACTCTGGAGTGGTTGACGATGGACCGTACGGggagatattttttattcgaattcacGAGCTTTTGAGAGTGATCGTCGAACGAGTATGCGCGGCTATCGAttcatttaacaatttaaacgAACGTGACAAATGA
- the LOC128875105 gene encoding carbonic anhydrase-like: MSGYTGLIGLPTTGQSPINLDDRLVRMRRYPPLVMNGHWLQDGEARLLNTGHTVKIFLTGDRIPSTISGGPLANDVYEMAEVHFHWGEDNCRGAEHTINGTWYSMESHAVHWNRKYVTFEECQRHKDGICILAYLFLVQPTCCGCINPQMERITENLKYVVDADTETKIPPNSLAFMRCATYCSRYYTYSGSFNIGDNPECATWIVFPVVTPIRPDEIDLFRRLRDKDGQCIKANWRETQQLKCRKIFLAIS, encoded by the exons ATGTCAGGATACACAGGTTTAATCG GCTTACCGACCACGGGACAATCTCCGATCAATTTAGACGATAGGTTAGTACGAATGCGCAGATATCCTCCTCTTGTTATGAATGGACACTGGTTACAAGATGGAGAAGCCCGTTTGCTGAATACTGGCCACACTG tgaaaatatttctaaccGGAGATCGAATTCCATCCACGATCAGCGGCGGGCCTCTCGCCAACGACGTGTACGAAATGGCCGAGGTACATTTCCATTGGGGCGAGGATAACTGCCGTGGCGCCGAACACACGATCAATGGCACCTG GTACTCGATGGAGAGTCACGCGGTGCACTGGAACAGGAAATACGTGACTTTCGAGGAATGCCAGAGGCACAAAGACGGCATATGCATTTTGGCGTATTTGTTCTTA GTACAGCCGACCTGCTGCGGTTGTATCAACCCGCAGATGGAAAGAATCACGGAGAACCTGAAGTACGTTGTCGATGCTGATACGGAGACGAAGATACCACCCA ACTCCCTAGCGTTTATGCGCTGTGCAACCTATTGCAGCAGGTACTACACATATTCAGGGTCGTTCAACATCGGCGATAATCCCGAGTGTGCCACTTGGATTGTATTTCCTGTTGTTACCCCTATACGACCCGACGAA ATCGACTTATTCCGAAGACTGAGGGACAAGGATGGACAGTGTATAAAGGCGAACTGGCGGGAAACGCAACAACTGAAGtgtaggaaaatatttttagcgaTATCTTAA
- the LOC128875215 gene encoding carbonic anhydrase 2-like — translation MSTKGSSRRSKKFSSRSSGLFSTSSSGLPKWRQSPIDLCKTATWTKKFPPLYLTNYWSDEGSATMTNTGKTVSIEFSDRTLPSMRGGPLDNDEFQFMNLQFRWGAENSLGAEHSVNGIWYSMEAQIMHWNTRYGSVERCFDKPDGIAILSYLMQVVGCPGIPDNPSLSPITDNLSKIKIMGSNTTIPPDCLLWMLEACMGHGYYTYPGSLTIPPYNECVIWMISSTVTKISFRQIDAFRSLYDARLEHILENHRQQQPLRRRRILFATDKAVA, via the exons ATGTCGACAAAAGGGTCGAGCAGGAGATCAAAGAAATTCT CTTCGAGGAGCAGTGGGTTATTTTCAACATCGTCATCGGGACTACCTAAATGGCGACAATCGCCAATTGATTTATGCAAGACAGCCACGTGGACTAAAAAATTTCCGCCATTATATCTGACCAACTATTGGTCAGACGAGGGTTCGGCTACGATGACGAATACGGGCAAAACAG TCAGTATCGAGTTTTCGGATCGAACACTGCCTTCGATGAGAGGTGGTCCATTGGACAACGACGAATTTCAGTTTATGAATTTGCAATTTCGTTGGGGCGCTGAAAATTCACTAGGTGCCGAACACTCTGTAAACGGTATCTG GTACTCCATGGAGGCACAAATAATGCATTGGAACACCCGTTATGGATCCGTGGAAAGGTGCTTCGATAAACCAGACGGAATTGCGATACTATCGTATCTCATGCAG GTCGTTGGTTGCCCTGGAATCCCTGATAATCCCTCCCTGTCACCGATCACGGACAACTTGTCCAAGATCAAGATCATGGGGAGCAATACTACAATTCCACCTG ATTGTCTCCTCTGGATGTTAGAAGCGTGCATGGGTCATGGTTACTATACTTATCCCGGTTCCCTCACTATTCCCCCGTATAACGAATGTGTCATTTGGATGATTTCGTCAACTGTAacgaaaatatcgtttcgtCAG ATAGATGCATTTCGAAGTCTCTACGACGCCAGATTGGAGCATATATTAGAAAATCACAGACAGCAGCAGCCTCTTCGTAGAAGAAGAATATTGTTCGCCACGGACAAAGCAGTtgcgtga
- the LOC128875969 gene encoding carbonic anhydrase 7-like codes for MQCAGDGRKWGQSPVDIEEDKAVGIKFPALVMSGHWSKDGEAKLRNTGKTAQITLAGKKSPVTIRGGPLSNDVYELSEVVFRWSSSNCKGAEHTLNGTWFTMEAQAVHFNQRYETIENCWGKKDGLAICSYFLQAYHMPVWDEHPLFSRITDSLCNIIQADTVTKLPANCLGWMRQACQTPGYYNYLGSITTFPFHECVTWIVFPEPVRISENQVKLFRMLCDKQGACIKENYREVQKLNGRVIYYVS; via the exons atgcagTGTGCGG GCGACGGTCGAAAATGGGGCCAGTCTCCGGTCGACATCGAGGAGGACAAAGCTGTCGGAATTAAATTTCCTGCGCTTGTTATGAGCGGTCATTGGAGCAAAGATGGCGAAGCAAAACTGCGAAATACTGGCAAGACGG CTCAAATAACCCTTGCGGGAAAAAAGAGTCCAGTGACAATTCGAGGTGGCCCATTGTCAAACGACGTGTACGAGTTGTCGGAAGTGGTGTTTCGATGGAGTTCTTCGAACTGTAAAGGCGCGGAGCACACCTTGAATGGCACTTGGTTCACAATGGAAGCCCAAGCAGTACATTTCAACCAGAGATACGAGACGATCGAGAATTGCTGGGGCAAGAAAGACGGACTCGCGATCTGTTCGTACTTTCTGCAAGCCTATCACATGCCCGTCTGGGACGAACACCCATTGTTTTCGAGGATCACCGACAGCTTGTGCAACATCATCCAGGCTGACACGGTCACGAAACTGCCAGCAA ATTGCTTGGGCTGGATGAGACAGGCCTGCCAAACACCGGGTTACTATAATTACCTGGGATCCATCACGACTTTTCCATTCCACGAGTGCGTCACCTGGATCGTTTTTCCCGAACCAGTTCGAATTTCCGAAAACCAAGTGAAGTTGTTTCGAATGCTGTGCGACAAGCAAGGCGcatgtataaaagaaaattatcgaGAAGTGCAGAAGCTAAACGGTCGCGTAATTTATTACGTCAGCTGA
- the LOC128875971 gene encoding carbonic anhydrase 1-like gives MINISVSEFMIVCSSILLVFLLLTEILDWTQLFPWLETECHFPKFSFGYSEHNGPHVWKVLYPASNGSNQSPINITTRLAVVVQPSEPLRWTGYNKGPLSMTIANNGNNVIVNTMWRSSSRPHIQGGTLTNIYDFCSMVFHWGQSNGEGSEHTLDYVRFPMELQVCHISRNFDSPSEAIAEKASDAMLIVSFFFQITNADNPYLDHIVTNLWRIAQPGTKSHIPPFPLEWILSPFEKHYYMYSGSLTQPPCSEIVTWIVQPEPIAISSFQVAQFRKLRSVDGPILLNCRPVQRLNERNVYFYE, from the exons atgattaatatttctgtGTCAGAATTCATGATAGTGTGCAGCAGCATTCTTCTCGTCT ttttactGCTGACCGAAATTCTGGATTGGACACAATTATTCCCGTGGCTGGAAACCGAGTGCCATTTCCCTAAATTCTCGTTTGGCTACTCGGAGCACAATGGTCCTCACGTGTGGAAAGTGTTGTATCCGGCCAGTAATGGCAGCAATCAGTCGCCAATCAACATTACGACTCGGCTGGCTGTTGTCGTGCAACCATCGGAGCCTCTTCGATGGACTGGCTACAATAAAGGACCATTATCGATGACTATAGCGAATAACGGAAATAACG TGATAGTGAACACAATGTGGAGAAGCTCGTCTCGGCCGCATATTCAAGGAGGAACCTTGACTAACATTTACGATTTTTGTTCGATGGTATTTCACTGGGGACAGTCGAACGGAGAAGGCAGCGAGCACACTTTAGATTACGTTCGTTTTCCTATGGAGCTGCAAGTGTGTCACATCAGTCGGAACTTTGATTCACCGTCGGAAGCCATCGCTGAAAAAGCCAGCGACGCCATGCTGATCGTGTCGTTCTTTTTCCAG ATTACGAATGCTGACAATCCTTACTTGGATCACATAGTAACAAATTTATGGCGAATTGCTCAGCCTGGCACCAAGTCCCACATTCCACCCTTCCCTCTGGAGTGGATTCTCTCACCTTTCGAAAAGCATTACTATATGTACAGTGGCTCTCTTACTCAACCTCCCTGCAGTGAAATCGTCACTTGGATCGTACAACCCGAGCCGATCGCTATATCTTCGTTCCAA GTTGCGCAATTTCGAAAACTCCGCTCCGTGGACGGTCCTATCCTCTTAAACTGCAGGCCCGTTCAACGATTAAACGAACGCAACGTGTACTTCTACGAATAG
- the LOC128875968 gene encoding CD151 antigen-like: MKYLKIVLFALNLLILLAGGTVLGIGLQFEPSKGHLLNLFVPDATPHVTSNSIAYSLLGLGVTVVAVGFFGCCFVLRKNQCILAYMCMLVALIVTELITAIVGGVMTFQILSGLEERLISKLADDYGHEPNSDPFSQSLDFAQYKFNCCGIHGYGDYNGTAWWRDGQISGTRRQVPLTCCVLKNTEKTNTGSPMSFVSRVFHKINTEEPWLHPKPKDEAACQVEDKEGHDGYRHKEGCLGKITSWLQSESFTLVILGMGMAGIQTFGIITSAFLCRTIRDMEVD, from the exons atgaaatatttgaaaattgttctaTTCGCGCTCAACTTGTTGATATTG TTGGCAGGGGGTACGGTACTCGGTATAGGGTTGCAGTTTGAGCCAAGCAAAGGACATCTCTTAAATCTCTTCGTACCTGACGCCACGCCGCACGTGACTAGTAACTCAATAGCTTACAGTTTACTCGGGCTCGGTGTCACGGTGGTCGCAGTCGGTTTCTTCGGATGTTGCTTCGTTTTGCGCAAAAATCAATGCATTTTAGCC TATATGTGCATGCTGGTCGCGCTGATCGTCACAGAACTGATAACAGCCATTGTCGGGGGAGTGATGACGTTTCAAATACTGTCCGGATTAGAAGAGAGACTCATTAGCAAATTAGCCGACGACTACGGCCACGAACCGAACAGCGACCCATTTAGCCAAAGTCTCGACTTCGCGCAGTATAAG TTTAATTGCTGTGGAATACATGGATACGGGGACTACAATGGCACGGCCTGGTGGAGAGACGGGCAAATTTCAGGAACCAGAAGGCAGGTCCCTCTCACGTGCtgcgttttaaaaaataccgaG AAAACGAATACAGGAAGTCCGATGAGCTTTGTGTCAAGAGTGtttcacaaaattaat ACTGAGGAACCGTGGTTACATCCAAAGCCAAAGGACGAGGCAGCGTGTCAAGTGGAAGATAAAGAGGGTCACGATGGATATCGACATAAAGAG GGTTGTCTCGGTAAAATTACCAGTTGGCTGCAGAGTGAGAGTTTCACTTTAGTGATTCTGGGCATGGGGATGGCTGGCATACAA ACGTTCGGAATAATAACTTCAGCATTCCTTTGTCGAACGATAAGAGACATGGAAGTGGACTGA